Proteins encoded by one window of Chryseobacterium aquaeductus:
- a CDS encoding aminodeoxychorismate synthase component I, whose product MFSANHQKFIEMDELSYQKVPFFFMIDFLVDQIEIFKQNEIEENGLLIDFQTFSNTKKKEALQKKTEWKSYPESLESFQKGFDHVQKNLRMGNSYLTNYTRKTKIDTNLSLEEIFHHSQAKYKVLYKDFFVFFSPETFVKIISDKIFTYPMKGTIDASLENAAEVLKNDTKEKAEHYTVVDLLRNDLSMVADDVKVDKFQHIDFLKTQQKDLFAMSSEISGNLKPEFKGKVGSIMQKLLPAGSILGAPKPKTLEIILEAEGFDRGFYTGVCGWFDGENLDSCVMIRFIEKECDQLYFKSGGGITHMSRLEDEYQEMKNKIYVPIH is encoded by the coding sequence ATGTTTTCGGCAAATCATCAAAAATTTATTGAAATGGACGAACTTTCATATCAGAAGGTTCCCTTTTTCTTTATGATTGATTTTCTCGTCGATCAGATAGAAATTTTCAAGCAAAATGAAATCGAAGAAAATGGTTTGTTAATTGATTTTCAGACATTTTCAAACACAAAAAAGAAGGAAGCTTTACAAAAAAAAACAGAATGGAAATCCTATCCTGAATCTTTGGAAAGCTTTCAAAAAGGCTTTGATCACGTTCAGAAAAATCTGCGTATGGGAAATTCTTACCTTACCAATTACACCCGAAAAACAAAAATTGACACCAATCTGAGTCTTGAAGAAATTTTTCATCATTCTCAGGCGAAATACAAGGTTTTATATAAAGATTTTTTTGTATTTTTTTCTCCTGAAACTTTCGTCAAAATAATCAGTGATAAAATCTTCACTTATCCGATGAAAGGCACTATTGATGCATCTTTGGAGAATGCCGCAGAAGTTTTGAAGAATGACACAAAAGAAAAAGCCGAACATTATACCGTTGTAGATTTGCTCAGAAACGATCTCAGCATGGTTGCAGATGATGTAAAAGTTGACAAATTCCAGCATATCGATTTTCTTAAAACTCAGCAAAAAGATCTGTTTGCGATGAGTTCTGAGATTTCTGGAAATTTAAAACCGGAATTTAAAGGAAAAGTGGGAAGCATCATGCAGAAACTTTTGCCGGCAGGATCAATTTTAGGTGCGCCAAAACCCAAAACTTTAGAAATAATACTCGAGGCTGAAGGCTTCGACAGAGGTTTCTATACCGGAGTTTGCGGTTGGTTTGATGGTGAAAATCTTGACAGTTGTGTGATGATACGTTTTATCGAAAAAGAATGCGACCAACTGTATTTCAAAAGCGGCGGCGGAATCACACACATGAGCAGATTAGAAGACGAGTACCAAGAAATGAAAAATAAAATCTATGTCCCAATTCATTGA
- the menD gene encoding 2-succinyl-5-enolpyruvyl-6-hydroxy-3-cyclohexene-1-carboxylic-acid synthase, which yields MKKYSSKRSIQVLANLFQQYNILDVVISPGSRNAPLAIHFSEVDDFNCYSIVDERSAAFVALGMAKSEKKPVVITCTSGSAAANYYPAVTEAFYQNIPMLILTADRPTDFVDLFDGQTIRQNNLYHQHSYGDFELLEDSKDDAENINSDIIKKAIELCFEKQGPVHINIPLEEPLYDLVSELPRFPEVEKTIKKKDYEIPSNLVADWNTSQRIMILVGTRDYSPELENQLTQLVKNHSVVVLSEANSNLYHEKFFRYIDRYIFAFTDEDFKTYAPDLLITVGQNVVSKKVKQFLRKAHPKQHWHLDEVWQPDTYFSLTQKIEIKPEIFFSKLLNFINLEPKPYYNLWDVLRDKKDKKHSEFLNLIEFSDFYFFNKASQSIPENYNIHFSNSSAIRYAQLFDFGKRKMYCNRGTSGIDGSTSTAMGFAIKNENPTVLITGDLSFFYDINGLWNQYIPPFTRIIIFNNGEGNIFKIIPGPGNANSNTVDEFISTKHHKNAEFLAKHFGFSYVKVDDDGTLDRVFENFFKPDVQPKIMEVNTQGKNNADTQKAYFNFLKEN from the coding sequence ATGAAAAAATATTCCTCCAAGAGAAGTATTCAGGTACTTGCCAATCTTTTTCAGCAATATAATATTTTAGACGTTGTCATATCTCCGGGATCTCGAAATGCTCCTCTGGCGATTCATTTTTCGGAAGTGGATGATTTCAACTGCTATAGTATTGTTGATGAAAGAAGCGCAGCATTTGTCGCTCTTGGAATGGCTAAAAGCGAAAAAAAACCGGTTGTCATAACTTGTACCAGCGGCTCTGCAGCGGCAAATTATTATCCGGCAGTCACAGAAGCTTTTTACCAGAATATTCCGATGTTGATCTTGACGGCTGATCGTCCGACAGATTTTGTCGACCTTTTTGACGGACAAACTATCCGACAAAACAATTTATATCATCAGCATTCTTACGGAGATTTTGAATTGCTAGAAGACAGCAAAGATGACGCAGAAAACATCAATTCAGATATTATAAAAAAAGCGATCGAGCTTTGTTTTGAAAAGCAAGGTCCGGTTCATATCAATATTCCGCTAGAAGAACCTTTGTATGACTTGGTTTCTGAGCTTCCTAGGTTTCCTGAGGTTGAGAAAACAATTAAGAAAAAAGATTACGAAATTCCATCAAATTTAGTAGCCGACTGGAATACTTCTCAGAGAATCATGATTTTGGTAGGAACCAGAGATTATAGTCCTGAACTGGAAAATCAGTTGACTCAATTGGTTAAAAATCATTCGGTTGTGGTGTTGAGTGAAGCCAATTCAAATTTGTATCACGAGAAGTTTTTCAGATATATTGATCGCTATATTTTTGCGTTTACAGATGAAGATTTTAAAACGTATGCTCCGGATTTGTTGATCACAGTCGGACAAAACGTGGTTTCAAAAAAAGTAAAACAGTTTCTGAGAAAAGCACATCCAAAACAACATTGGCATTTGGATGAAGTTTGGCAGCCCGATACTTATTTTTCTCTTACGCAGAAAATAGAAATCAAGCCAGAAATCTTCTTTTCTAAACTTTTGAATTTCATTAATTTAGAACCAAAACCATATTACAATCTTTGGGATGTTTTAAGGGATAAAAAAGATAAAAAACATTCTGAATTTCTGAATCTGATTGAGTTTTCTGATTTCTATTTTTTCAATAAAGCTTCGCAGAGTATTCCTGAAAATTATAATATTCATTTCAGCAACTCTTCTGCGATTCGCTATGCCCAGCTTTTCGATTTTGGTAAGAGAAAGATGTATTGCAACAGAGGAACCAGCGGAATCGATGGCTCAACGTCTACTGCAATGGGTTTTGCGATCAAAAATGAGAATCCTACCGTTTTGATTACAGGAGATTTAAGTTTTTTCTACGACATCAATGGTCTTTGGAATCAATATATTCCGCCATTTACAAGAATTATCATTTTTAATAATGGCGAAGGAAACATTTTTAAAATAATTCCTGGACCGGGAAATGCAAATTCTAATACTGTTGACGAATTTATTTCCACTAAACATCATAAAAATGCTGAGTTTTTAGCTAAACATTTTGGTTTTTCTTATGTAAAAGTGGATGATGACGGAACTTTAGATCGTGTTTTTGAGAATTTCTTCAAGCCTGATGTGCAGCCCAAAATAATGGAAGTCAACACACAAGGTAAAAATAACGCAGATACACAAAAGGCTTACTTTAATTTCTTGAAAGAGAATTAG
- a CDS encoding HlyD family secretion protein, which produces METKKDLLDSIELRSESVQDILTEPPHWMFRWGNTIILIILLMILGMSYIIKYPEFVPAPIIVTSQNPPEKIEARSSSKIEKIFIKDHQKVKKGDVMLVLQSTANYQDVLKLKKLVDSIASDQLLSFPVNEVSHYKLGELQGDYNSFAKAFQDENLFTRLQPYAPENLAANQSILESKNRMTVLRQQRNLEAAKTELTRKNYQRSQELFNQGVIAAVELEGEKLKYLQAQQNLENISISLSQMQESISNLNKTKSGTAINTERDKITFSSQTLQLFEQLRKSLKQWEQTYLIISSTNGMASFQQFFGENQFVKAGDPIVSILPDHTEQLVGRMSVPTANSGKIIPGEKVLIKLDNYRFQEYGIIEGKVQNISMIPDDKGNYYVDVVLPKGLKTSYNKTLKFDKELRGNAEIVTQDLRLIERFFYQIRKLLGYQS; this is translated from the coding sequence TTGGAAACTAAAAAAGATTTATTAGATAGTATTGAATTGCGCTCAGAAAGCGTTCAGGATATTCTCACAGAACCACCACATTGGATGTTCCGTTGGGGAAATACGATTATATTGATCATATTGTTAATGATTCTCGGGATGAGTTACATCATCAAATATCCCGAATTTGTTCCGGCTCCGATCATTGTGACATCTCAAAATCCACCGGAAAAAATTGAGGCAAGAAGCAGTTCGAAAATCGAAAAAATATTTATAAAAGATCATCAAAAAGTTAAGAAAGGAGATGTGATGCTGGTTTTGCAGTCTACAGCGAATTATCAGGATGTTTTAAAGTTGAAAAAACTAGTTGACTCTATTGCTTCAGATCAGTTGCTTTCTTTTCCTGTGAACGAAGTTTCTCATTATAAATTGGGCGAACTTCAAGGAGACTACAACAGTTTTGCCAAAGCTTTTCAGGATGAGAATTTGTTTACAAGATTACAACCCTATGCTCCGGAAAATCTCGCTGCCAATCAAAGTATTTTAGAATCAAAAAATAGAATGACCGTTTTGAGGCAACAGAGAAATCTGGAAGCTGCGAAAACCGAACTGACTCGAAAGAATTATCAAAGATCACAGGAATTATTCAATCAGGGAGTAATTGCAGCAGTAGAGTTAGAAGGTGAAAAATTAAAATATCTTCAGGCTCAGCAAAATTTAGAAAACATCAGCATTTCTCTTTCTCAGATGCAGGAAAGCATTTCGAATCTCAATAAAACAAAAAGCGGAACCGCAATCAATACGGAAAGAGATAAAATAACTTTTTCGTCCCAAACTTTACAGTTATTTGAGCAACTAAGAAAATCGCTTAAACAATGGGAGCAAACGTATCTCATTATTTCCTCTACCAATGGAATGGCGAGTTTTCAGCAGTTTTTTGGTGAAAATCAGTTTGTAAAAGCAGGTGATCCTATCGTCTCCATTTTGCCTGATCATACCGAGCAACTGGTGGGAAGAATGTCTGTCCCAACAGCCAATTCGGGGAAAATTATTCCTGGAGAAAAAGTTTTAATTAAATTAGACAATTATCGCTTTCAGGAATACGGAATCATCGAAGGAAAGGTACAGAATATTTCTATGATTCCCGATGACAAAGGAAATTATTATGTAGATGTTGTTCTGCCAAAAGGTTTGAAAACATCTTACAACAAGACTTTAAAATTCGACAAAGAGCTAAGAGGAAATGCTGAAATTGTCACTCAAGATCTAAGGTTGATTGAAAGGTTTTTCTATCAGATCAGAAAATTGTTGGGCTATCAATCATAA
- a CDS encoding peptidase domain-containing ABC transporter, giving the protein MKKFPHYIQPDSKDCGPTCLRIVSKYYGKSISLQQIRNLSETTREGSSLLGLSDAAEDLGFRSLGVQIDFNTLAEEVPFPCIVHWNKNHFVVVYKIETLRQVQGDSRYKIYVSDPSYGLITYTREEFIKRWIGENANENTEEGIVLILETTPAFFQTEFDDHESKASFSFLSKYLLKYKSLIVQLAVGLLAGSLLSLILPFLTQSIVDVGIQNQDLNFIYLVLLAQIMLFLGRMGIEVIRSWILLHLSTRINISIISDFFIKLMKLPISFFDTRMTGDIMQRINDHHRIEQLLTNSSLNTLFSLVNLIIFSIVLLFYDYRLFVVYLVGAALYIAWITFFLGKRKELDYKRFSQVSQEQSKVIELINGMQEIKMHNAEKQKRWDWEFLQVKLFKLRIKSLSLEQWQSVGGNFINQMKDILVSFLSAKLVLEGNLTLGMMLSVQYIIGQLNSPLLQLIDFIKQTQDAKISLERLGEIHDKEDEENSNEQYATEIPEKDIEINNISFRYIGSDVPVFENLSLNIPYQKTTAIVGASGSGKTTLLKLLMKFYEPNEGEIKIGNTQMKNISPRFWRDQCGVVMQEGYVFNDTIANNIAVGEDYVDKAKLRKAVEIANVKEFIEGLPLSYNTKIGNEGLGVSGGQKQRLFIARAVYKSPEYIFFDEATSALDANNEKIIMENLEQFFEGKTAIVIAHRLSTVKHADKIIVLDKGKVVEEGNHTELVALKGEYYRLVKNQLELGN; this is encoded by the coding sequence TTGAAAAAATTCCCTCATTATATCCAACCCGATTCCAAAGACTGCGGTCCCACCTGTCTTAGAATAGTCAGCAAATATTACGGAAAAAGCATTTCTCTACAGCAGATCCGTAACCTTTCAGAAACGACAAGAGAAGGAAGCAGTTTGCTTGGTTTAAGCGATGCTGCTGAAGATTTGGGCTTCCGTTCTTTGGGAGTGCAGATCGATTTTAATACATTGGCTGAAGAAGTTCCTTTTCCTTGTATTGTGCATTGGAATAAAAATCATTTTGTTGTAGTTTACAAAATAGAGACCCTTCGACAAGTTCAGGGTGACAGTCGTTACAAAATTTACGTTTCAGATCCAAGTTATGGTTTAATTACCTACACAAGAGAAGAATTTATCAAACGATGGATTGGCGAAAATGCCAATGAAAACACGGAAGAAGGAATCGTTTTAATTCTTGAAACAACACCGGCTTTTTTCCAGACCGAATTTGACGACCATGAAAGTAAAGCCAGTTTTTCTTTTCTTTCCAAATATTTATTGAAATACAAATCGCTAATCGTTCAGTTGGCGGTCGGTTTACTTGCTGGAAGTTTACTATCACTTATTCTGCCATTCCTTACGCAAAGTATTGTCGATGTAGGAATTCAGAATCAGGATCTGAATTTTATCTATCTGGTTTTATTAGCACAAATAATGCTTTTTCTTGGTAGAATGGGAATTGAAGTCATTCGAAGCTGGATTTTACTTCACCTTTCTACGAGAATTAATATTTCGATCATCTCAGATTTCTTTATTAAATTAATGAAACTTCCGATCAGTTTCTTTGATACAAGAATGACAGGAGATATTATGCAGAGAATCAACGATCATCATAGAATTGAGCAACTTTTGACCAATTCTTCTTTGAATACGTTGTTTTCACTCGTCAATTTGATTATTTTCAGCATCGTTTTGCTATTTTATGATTACCGATTATTTGTCGTTTATTTGGTTGGAGCCGCATTATATATTGCTTGGATTACATTTTTTCTTGGAAAGAGAAAAGAACTCGACTACAAAAGATTTTCACAGGTTTCCCAAGAACAAAGCAAAGTCATTGAACTGATCAATGGAATGCAGGAAATCAAAATGCACAACGCCGAAAAACAAAAGCGTTGGGATTGGGAATTTTTGCAGGTTAAATTATTTAAGCTCAGAATAAAATCTTTATCCTTAGAACAATGGCAATCTGTTGGTGGAAATTTCATCAATCAGATGAAAGATATTTTGGTGAGTTTTCTTTCTGCTAAATTGGTTTTGGAAGGAAATCTTACTTTGGGGATGATGCTTTCTGTTCAGTATATTATCGGACAATTAAACAGTCCCTTATTACAATTGATTGACTTTATCAAACAAACTCAGGATGCCAAAATTTCTTTAGAAAGATTAGGTGAAATTCACGATAAGGAAGACGAGGAAAATAGTAATGAGCAGTATGCTACAGAAATTCCTGAGAAAGACATTGAAATCAATAATATTTCGTTCAGATATATCGGTTCGGATGTTCCGGTTTTTGAAAATTTAAGTTTAAATATTCCTTATCAGAAGACAACGGCAATAGTAGGAGCCAGTGGAAGTGGAAAAACGACGCTTTTAAAATTATTAATGAAATTTTATGAGCCCAACGAGGGAGAAATAAAAATAGGGAATACCCAGATGAAAAACATTTCGCCAAGATTTTGGAGAGATCAATGCGGCGTTGTGATGCAGGAAGGCTATGTTTTTAATGATACGATTGCCAACAATATTGCTGTAGGTGAAGATTATGTAGATAAAGCAAAACTGAGAAAAGCTGTCGAAATAGCCAATGTCAAAGAGTTCATTGAAGGATTACCGTTAAGCTACAACACAAAAATAGGAAACGAAGGTCTTGGCGTGAGTGGCGGACAAAAACAAAGACTGTTCATCGCAAGAGCAGTTTACAAATCTCCAGAATACATTTTCTTCGATGAAGCCACAAGTGCTTTGGATGCCAACAACGAAAAAATAATCATGGAAAATCTGGAGCAGTTTTTTGAAGGCAAAACCGCAATTGTGATTGCTCACAGGTTATCAACCGTAAAACATGCCGATAAAATTATCGTTTTAGATAAAGGGAAAGTAGTGGAAGAAGGAAATCATACGGAATTAGTAGCTTTGAAAGGTGAATATTACAGACTTGTTAAAAATCAACTAGAACTTGGAAACTAA
- a CDS encoding aminotransferase class IV produces the protein MSQFIESIKVEDQEMFLLEFHQKRVNDTFAHFGKEGSIDLEKIFKNLNHDEDGLYKLRLTYDLDKKFRIMMIPYAIPETQDFQLVENNIYDYSFKFEDRKELEKMKMKSKAEEIIIVKNNHITDTSFSNLLFQKGKEWFTPSTYLLNGVQRQYLLKKKKIKEAEITLQNIKDFSHFQLINALNDFDDMFIYPISKITNLPGNDDYLDM, from the coding sequence ATGTCCCAATTCATTGAAAGCATTAAAGTAGAAGATCAGGAAATGTTCCTGCTGGAATTTCACCAAAAACGTGTAAATGATACTTTTGCCCATTTCGGGAAGGAAGGTTCTATCGATTTGGAAAAAATTTTTAAAAACCTGAATCACGATGAAGACGGTTTGTATAAATTGAGGCTCACCTATGATCTGGATAAGAAATTCAGAATCATGATGATTCCTTACGCAATTCCGGAAACACAAGATTTCCAATTGGTTGAGAATAACATCTATGATTATTCGTTCAAATTTGAGGATCGAAAAGAGCTGGAGAAAATGAAGATGAAATCTAAAGCTGAAGAAATCATCATTGTAAAAAATAATCATATTACCGATACATCATTTTCCAATCTTTTATTCCAAAAAGGGAAAGAATGGTTTACGCCCTCAACTTATCTTTTAAACGGAGTTCAAAGACAATATCTTTTAAAGAAAAAGAAGATCAAAGAAGCAGAAATCACTTTACAAAACATCAAAGATTTCTCACATTTTCAATTGATTAATGCTTTGAATGACTTTGACGATATGTTTATTTATCCAATTTCTAAGATTACCAATCTTCCCGGGAATGATGATTATTTGGATATGTAG
- a CDS encoding isopenicillin N synthase family dioxygenase, translating into MDKIPSVDLRDFLSGDPERKQKFVNEIGKAYEEIGFVALKGHFLDDKLVGDLYGEVKNFFELPTETKQKYEIPGIGGQRGYVGFGKETAKGFKKGDLKEFWHFGQYISDDSKYRSQYPDNVIVDELPRFNEVGKETYQMLEKTGKYVLRALALYLGLDEFYFDDKIAEGNSILRPIHYPPITQEPDDAVRAAAHGDINLITLLMGSQGKGLQVQNHKGEWIDAIAEPDELMINVGDMLSRHTNNKLKSTIHRVVNPPRELWGTSRYSIPFFMHPVSEMSLNALENCVDDNHPKLYEDTTAGEFLHERLIELGLIKK; encoded by the coding sequence ATGGATAAAATACCTAGTGTAGACCTGCGTGATTTCCTTTCGGGTGACCCGGAACGCAAACAGAAATTTGTAAATGAAATCGGAAAAGCTTACGAAGAAATTGGTTTTGTTGCCTTAAAAGGACATTTCCTTGACGACAAACTTGTAGGTGATCTTTATGGAGAAGTGAAAAACTTCTTTGAACTTCCCACAGAAACCAAACAGAAGTACGAGATCCCCGGAATCGGTGGACAAAGAGGCTATGTCGGTTTCGGAAAAGAAACGGCAAAAGGATTTAAAAAAGGTGATTTGAAAGAGTTTTGGCATTTCGGTCAGTACATTTCGGATGACTCAAAATACCGAAGCCAATATCCTGATAATGTGATCGTAGACGAACTTCCACGGTTTAACGAAGTCGGAAAGGAAACTTATCAAATGCTTGAAAAAACAGGAAAATATGTTTTGAGAGCTTTGGCTTTGTATCTTGGTCTAGATGAATTTTATTTTGATGATAAAATTGCAGAAGGTAATTCCATTCTGAGACCAATTCATTATCCACCAATCACTCAGGAACCTGATGATGCGGTAAGAGCAGCTGCTCATGGAGATATTAATTTAATTACTCTTTTGATGGGTTCTCAGGGAAAAGGTCTTCAGGTACAAAATCATAAAGGAGAATGGATTGATGCGATTGCAGAACCAGATGAACTGATGATTAATGTTGGTGATATGCTTTCAAGACACACCAATAATAAACTGAAATCTACGATTCACAGAGTGGTCAATCCGCCAAGAGAATTGTGGGGAACTTCAAGATATTCTATTCCTTTCTTTATGCATCCGGTGAGCGAAATGTCACTGAATGCACTTGAAAATTGTGTAGACGATAACCATCCGAAATTGTATGAAGATACAACTGCAGGAGAATTTTTACACGAACGATTAATCGAATTGGGATTGATTAAGAAATAA
- a CDS encoding DUF3820 family protein encodes MNAEILKEICVEKMPFGKHKDMILADLPISYLEWFHRQGMPKGKLGMQFSTVYEIKLNGLMDLLTPLRGGKVDCQTPKTKVYKF; translated from the coding sequence ATAAATGCGGAAATTCTTAAAGAAATCTGTGTAGAAAAAATGCCGTTCGGAAAACATAAAGATATGATTTTGGCTGATTTACCCATAAGTTATCTGGAATGGTTTCACCGTCAGGGAATGCCAAAAGGCAAACTGGGAATGCAATTTTCCACGGTTTATGAAATTAAATTAAATGGTCTGATGGATCTTCTGACGCCTCTGCGCGGAGGAAAAGTTGATTGTCAAACTCCCAAAACAAAAGTATATAAGTTTTAA
- a CDS encoding AI-2E family transporter — protein MSHNEKQISGVVIKQIALLAIILTLAALICFNLALFIPSLLGAITIYVVCRKYNFYLQEEKKWKPWVSSLVLMLASLVIIILPLYFIGDLLIEKLGNAKVYMEKFNVFIEKIHTFVYDKTKFDLLSKENMTKLKNFAGQFSTVALSGTFNTLTVIMSMYFILYFMFEKPRLFERILASAAPLKRSNVSLIGEKMRKLIMANAIGIPVVALGQGIVALIGYFIFGAPSPILLFALTAVASMIPIVGAAIIYAPICIFMIAEGQTGPGIGLGIYCVIVVGLTDNLLRFTLLKRLEDIHPLNTVFGIIMGMNLFGFMGLIFGPIFISLTLLLIQVYRNEFSDDDTPELELSSKDRDEELENKIDLIV, from the coding sequence ATGTCACACAACGAAAAACAAATTAGCGGTGTTGTTATCAAACAGATTGCCCTGCTAGCGATTATTTTAACTTTAGCGGCTTTAATTTGCTTTAATCTGGCTCTATTTATACCCTCATTACTTGGAGCAATTACAATCTATGTAGTTTGCAGGAAATACAATTTTTATTTGCAGGAAGAAAAAAAATGGAAACCTTGGGTTTCTTCTTTAGTTTTGATGCTGGCAAGTTTAGTGATTATTATTTTACCCTTGTATTTCATTGGTGATTTACTGATTGAGAAATTAGGAAATGCAAAGGTTTACATGGAAAAATTTAATGTGTTTATTGAGAAAATTCACACGTTCGTCTATGACAAAACAAAGTTTGATCTTCTTAGTAAAGAAAATATGACCAAGCTTAAAAACTTCGCCGGACAATTTTCTACCGTTGCTCTGAGTGGTACATTCAATACGCTTACAGTGATCATGTCTATGTATTTCATTCTATATTTTATGTTTGAAAAACCTAGACTCTTTGAAAGAATACTAGCGTCTGCTGCACCATTGAAAAGATCTAATGTTTCTTTGATTGGTGAGAAGATGCGTAAACTCATTATGGCAAATGCAATCGGAATTCCGGTTGTAGCTTTGGGTCAAGGTATCGTTGCACTTATAGGTTACTTTATATTTGGTGCACCAAGCCCGATTTTGCTTTTTGCTTTAACGGCTGTGGCATCAATGATTCCAATTGTGGGAGCGGCAATAATTTATGCCCCAATCTGTATCTTTATGATTGCAGAAGGTCAAACCGGTCCTGGTATCGGTCTTGGAATATATTGTGTTATTGTAGTAGGACTTACTGATAATTTGCTGCGTTTTACGTTATTAAAAAGATTGGAAGACATTCACCCTCTGAACACTGTCTTTGGAATTATTATGGGAATGAATCTATTCGGGTTTATGGGATTGATTTTTGGTCCGATCTTTATATCGCTTACGCTTCTTCTCATTCAGGTGTACAGAAACGAGTTTTCAGATGATGATACGCCGGAACTTGAACTTTCAAGCAAAGACAGAGATGAAGAATTGGAAAACAAAATCGATTTAATTGTATAG